A region of the Candidatus Methylomirabilis oxygeniifera genome:
AGGCCGTCACGGAGTTCAAGCGGTGGGTGATTCATGATGCGCTCAAGCGTTCGCAGGGCAATCAGACCAAGGCGGCGGAGCTTCTCGGACTTCAGCGCACCTATCTCGCTAAGCTGATCCGGCTACTGGAGATCAAATCGGATGCAAATCCCACCGAGAAGAACCGCCTTTGATGCAGCGATGAGATCGCATTCCGTGTATCGCTTTCGATCCTATGTTGTATTCTATTAGGTACTATCCTCTGACGTATCGCTTGAGCCGGTCAGATTTTATCCTTCCGTCAAAATGGTCTTTATGCAAATAAATCAATATGTTTGCCTCTTACATTGTGCCACGCGAACGGTTGAGCCATCGAGGGATGATGTGGCACGCTTGTTGCTTACTCTCTATGGTAGGGTCGTTTGCTTGGCGACCGTTTCTAGAACTCACGTCGTGTCCAAGGGGCTATAAAGAGGAGAGCCCATCCGCTACCCCCCGGAGGGCTCTCCTCTCGTACCCCACCTTCTCAGCTATTCATCTATTATTACCCCCCTCCATAGATCGGCCCGACGGTCGGGTTCTTGCTCTACTGACCTGAGTGAGCGCAGATATCTTCCAAGAAAATGGCCCTCGTGACTCCCCCCATCGTATTCCAACCGACTCAGAGCTTCCTCATTCTTTCTTGACTCCCGTGACTCAGTTTGTCTAAAGTTCATATGCACTAACTGATTGATTTAATTAG
Encoded here:
- a CDS encoding protein of unknown function (Evidence 5 : No homology to any previously reported sequences), encoding MHMNFRQTESRESRKNEEALSRLEYDGGSHEGHFLGRYLRSLRSVEQEPDRRADLWRGVIIDE